The Syngnathus acus chromosome 2, fSynAcu1.2, whole genome shotgun sequence genomic interval GGGTTATAATTGTTTTCATGCATCTACAGACTAGTTCCAGACGAGggcttcatccatccatccatccatccatccattttctataccgcttgtccccacgggggtcgcggacgtgttggagcctatctcagcagtcatcgggcagtaggcgggttgccagccgatcgcagggcacacagagacaaaaaaccatctgcactcgcactcacacctaggggcaatttggagtgctcaatcggcctacccagcatgtttttgggatgtgtacccggagaaaacccacacgggcacggggagaacatgcaaacgccacacagggagggtcagaggtggaatcgaaccgccaccctcctaactgtgagggggacgtgctaaccagtgcaccacTAGGCTTCAATCagacaaaattattttaaattttacaAGGAACAAAGTCCTGTGACATGAGGACAGTTGAGCCATATGCTCCTAGTTTTAGACCAGTTGGAGAAAACTTAATTCAGCCTATGACTTTTTGTCGGACACAATTTGTTTATCTCTAACTGTCCTTTGAAATACTAGGTCAGGTATTGCCAACTAATAAAcgacaacaaacaacaacagactAAAGTGCAGTACATAAATCTAAAAGCAGATCATCCTGAACTGGCTGTTCTGTGCTCCTATGTGGCCAAACAGTAAACCGGCACACAAACTTCCAACACTCCTCTGAAGCCAGGAATAAAACATTCATTAAAAGTGTATGCCACCTTCTAAAATTCAACATCAGTGGAAATATTACATAGCAtactgtgatttatttataggTGCCTACAGGTAGGCCATCTTCCCATGCAACACAATGACTAGGCACTGTGACGGATgctcacctaaaaaaaaaaagtttgaatcaCACTTTCtattttccagtttttttttttttttctttttctgtaaaATACTTTTAAAGGAGCTGTAAAACAGTTTGTATACTGatttccatccattcatcaatTCTATGGACTGATTTTCCTCACAAGGGTTGCGGGTATGCTGGAGCCTGTCCCAGCTGACATCCTGAACaggtcaccagccaatcacagggcacatagaCGAACATCCATTTGCACTCACAAGTGCACCTACCGGCAATTTGAAgtggtcaatcggcctaccatgcatgttttcagaatgtgggaggaaaccccAGTATTTGGAGGAAATCCgtgcaggcacggggagaataTGCAAGCTCCACACATGAAGGAGCCGGAATATAagggcgctctaggcctgtggaataattggaactgcaactgacaatgagtctgacgtcagcgccacatctacttccggagtcagctgAGTTGTTTATAATTGACACAGTGGatgaagatttcgatggatttaatgatttggagtgacacggacggttcgataaacttgttatttatgttatagtcattttatatatagtttatatagttatataggtCTGTGGCATAACTGGAACCgtaactgacgatgagtcagACATCAGCGCTGCATGTACTTCTGGAGTCAGCGGAGTTGTTTGACACAGAGGACAaggatttcgatggatttaatgatttggagtgacacagatggttcgataaacttatttatgtcatagttatttgaataactcttaatatgttacgtcaggcatattaacgttagcatactgtACCGGTCAGCCTGTTGCCTAttaatgtctgttcttggtgttggattttgtcaaataaatttaccccaaaaatgcgacttatactcgggtgcgacttatatgtttttttcctctttattgtgcattttatggctggggcatattatactccggtgcaatttatactccggtgcaAATTATACTCCttaaaatacggtatatgtaaatatgaaatgaaaagtaTAGATTTCTTTGAAAGTCAGCAAAGTTACAAAATCACCAGGGGTTTTGAAGCAATCCACAGTATTTGTTGATGTACTGTCAATACCTAAAAATAACAGCAGAAATGCTGTGACTCTATTGTCTCATAACTCtcctcaaatgttttcagtctACCCGTCCAAAAACTGGTCTGACTGCTCCAATACATTTGGTTGAGAGTGTGTCACGACCGAACATGATGATAATGACAGTTAGTTTGTAGTTACAACATAgctaattaacactttaaaatcTTTTTACAGAGCAGGATAATTATCCATGTGTGTTAGGAAAGTACTCCGGAAGAGTTGTGGCTGCCTTACCAAAAAAACCTTCAAAAGCTCTCTAGTGGTGGCCTTTGGCTAGTTCCTCAATCATTCTGTAAATACACATTTGACATAAAATATATAGTCTTTTGTACTTGGAGGCAAATTgcttatattatatatttgatttttaagaTGATTCCTGTATTCACAGAAAGCTATTTGTGCGGGCTGGCAAAAGTGGTTTCTTCTCTTGTGGTGGACTTGCGCCATCTTTGGGTTGACTCACACTGAGGAGGGATTTTTGATAGGAGTTTTTCCACTTAGTCATGAGCAGCCAGCACATCCAAAACCaaatatttggttttattatGAAGCAACATATTTTCTGGTGATGatgagcaaaaaataaaatcactgaCTTTTCCTGTGTGGAGGTGTGTTAGGTGGGTTGGGCAACCAGTCACTCAGAGATTTGGACAGCAAAGTTGGCATTGGACGAATTTCCAAGGTTGCTTCTGGATGAAAGCAACATCATGTCCCGCAGGTCTTTCTTTTCGTTCCACTCGactctttcttttcttaagTGTCTGATTGGACCTCGGTGGTGCGGTGCCGAGCCAACGCCAGCTCCTTCCTCCCTCTAGGCCTATGATTAGAGCCAACTAGAATAAAACACACCATTGTGTTTGCCTTGTTGCTTCGACCAACTCAAGACTTTTTCAACACTGTTACATCATACTCCTGGAACgttaaatgttaaaaagatCATAGTGCGTGTATACTTAATAGAAAAATAGGATGAACGATGCGGTGTTGAGGCAGGGGAGGGGGAAAGCAGCAGAGAGTGAGTTTGTGGAGACGgcgaaagggggggggggattggtGGGACAAGGACGTGTTTAGGAGGAAATCTGGAACCAATATACTTGGAAAGCTTCCATGTTGAGGAGAAAAAATCATTGAGGCTTGATTTGGTTGGCTGTAACAGACACGTTGTTCCTTTGATCACAGTGCCCCATAGTTTAGGGTTCCTGTTGTACcgagccttaaaaaaaaatagacttgCACACCAATCAGTGATTCCGATGGGCGGACCGCCGAAAGCGTCTAGGTCCCCTCCCTTTTTTAAAAGTCAGATTCAAGTTTCTGTTGGATCACATGCAGCTCGAGGAGCAGCGGGACACGACGACCAATGTGGTGATTACTGGCTGCCTTGCGGGGAATGTGGATGAAGAAGCGTGGTGATAAAAGGATAGTTGAATGTTGCGTTCTCGCCCTTtgtgacaaagaaaaagattcAGCAGTTCCTAAAAATCAATCTGAGAAGAAGAGACTTAACAAGAGGACTTGAAAGTAGCCGTCAAGGAAAGAAGTGTTACTTGAGTATGAGAGACGAGGAGCAGACTGGCGCAGATCATCTGGTGGGAGCCGTGGTTTCCAGTGAGGAGAACATCGGGAAAGCTCCATCAAATGCATGTCCTGTCCTCGTGGCAACGCCTGCATTCCGCAGGCGGAAACGCCACACAGCCTCACCTGAGGCGGGCGTCGCCACTGCCGTGGCATCAACCGACAACAAGCCGGAAGACGACATCCGCATCGATACTCTGACTGGACTGAAAAAACTCAAAAGGAGTCCGCAACATCTGCCCGCTTCTTCGGGGACATCCCTTTCCCCGGTTCCTGGTCCAAGTCCTGGTGGGTTGTCGCCCCTGGAGGACCCACATGGCCAACGTGTGATCGCCAACATCCGAGAGCGCCAGCGAACGCAATCCCTGAATGAAGCCTTCGCCTCCTTACGTAAAATAATCCCAACGCTCCCTTCAGACAAACTGAGTAAGATCCAGACCCTTAAATTGGCGTCGCGCTACATTGACTTCCTGTACCAGGTTCTACAGAGCGACGAGATCGATTCAAAGCTGAGTGGCTGTAACTACCTGGCCCATGAGAGACTAAGCTATGCCTTCTCTGTCTGGAGGATGGAGGGGGCCTGGACCACTATGTCTGCCAGTCACTAGCCTCGTCTTCGACAAAACAATGTTCTCACTCGATTTCAAATGGATCGCCCGTTTGACCCACAAGTCACTGGTTACATCATTGCTTTGGCTCGATGATGAGGCAAAGACTATGACTCTTAATGAGAACATTTGCTTGAAACATCCACTTTTCTAGTTTGTTGAGTATAAGATATTGATTCATCCCGggggcttttgtttttgttgttgccttCAAACAAGGATGCTAAATTCCAATCTTTCTGACAATCCTCCAAAATGATGTCTCTCATGACTAAGCCTGGGCCCTGGAACTGAAGTTTCATCCCTCGTTCTACGTTCATCCTGAGCACTGCAACATCACCACCATCACCGTAGGTATGCGTCCTTAAGTtatcttaaaaaacaaatgtccaGCCTTTCATTTTTGATATTCACTGTTGGTCGTGTCCAAGGTCCCAGCTGACGCGGTTGAATTCCAGACAGGTCATTTGTCAGTTCGATAGGTAAAACCGACCAACTCACGTCACTTGAATTCTCATCCTTTTTGCTCATTATCAATAAGAGTGGAAAAAGCACCCATTGCCGCCCGCCAGTCTTCAGTCTCTACTCAAACCGACCTCCTTTGTTCTCGTGCCAAAGAAACCCTTGCAACCGCTCGCAAATTCTTTCCCCTCGTTTGGCCCTAAATGTGCTTGCGTTGCACAAAAAGAGTGCGATAGATTCGCGGCGAGCTGACGACGAGGactaatgaaaacaaacggtTTTTGAAAAAGCGATGAATCATATGTGGTGCCATCAAAGGAGTAGGCCCATGTGGGGGCTCTCCCACTGGGCTAATATAAACCACTGGGAGTGATGGAGGAGGTGAGAGCTGATTTATGTAGCACACATGCATAGGTGTAACCCCACCACATCCCCCTTTCCTCAACATACACAAACCTATACGCACCAATGTCTATTTTCCTGATCAAAGATTTTAAGATTTAAGATTAAGATTTTAAGACCTGCTGGTTTTTTTGTGGTGGACCAGCCAGGAAGCTTCCTAATATTGGCTCATATAAACAATCTTATAATGTTTATGATAAGCAAAACGTTAGGTTTAGAACATGTATTGACCACtgaatattttccatttttcataatatatttttcaatggATGTACAGTATAGAAATGTAAAAGATGCATTCTCCTAGCCCACTAACACAGAACTccaagcaaacaacaaaataacattgtaatattttgttCCAGCTCAAAGTGCTCTCTTGCATAAAAACTATTCAAGGacaacagaattttttttttaaattctcacAACTAAAttcaaaaaatgtattgaGGTACTATGTTTGTCTTGCATTTATTCCAAATCAGCACAAAACTATTAGGCCTACATATATATAAGGCAGCGTAAGACTATGATCAGACCGCAG includes:
- the LOC119135137 gene encoding twist-related protein 2-like, with the translated sequence MRDEEQTGADHLVGAVVSSEENIGKAPSNACPVLVATPAFRRRKRHTASPEAGVATAVASTDNKPEDDIRIDTLTGLKKLKRSPQHLPASSGTSLSPVPGPSPGGLSPLEDPHGQRVIANIRERQRTQSLNEAFASLRKIIPTLPSDKLSKIQTLKLASRYIDFLYQVLQSDEIDSKLSGCNYLAHERLSYAFSVWRMEGAWTTMSASH